One genomic region from Vitis riparia cultivar Riparia Gloire de Montpellier isolate 1030 chromosome 17, EGFV_Vit.rip_1.0, whole genome shotgun sequence encodes:
- the LOC117904659 gene encoding E3 ubiquitin-protein ligase AIRP2-like isoform X1 translates to MLDYQLARSSFRDSLKALEADIQHANFLAASIPRTKNGSWLQMKLAYNNLTPIFLFFIQWMNCSCTYLLPSYLNLVHIVIYKVHPERRLKISSYGRKATLREFYAVILPSLQHLHSYSSELDYAQEEDQRLQPVVRKRPEERKKLLDVDLEREDECGICLEPCTKMVLPNCCHMMCISCFHDWNTKSESCPFCRVSLKRVNSGDLWVLPCRDDVVDMETVSKEDVLHFYLYIHNLPKNVSCKRPTQLSSQDLPTFSNPSNFPVWGKKHLKKSFNQSI, encoded by the exons ATGTTGGATTATCAGCTAGCAAGGTCTTCTTTCCGAGACTCCCTTAAGGCTCTTGAGGCTGACATACAGCACGCCAATTTTCT GGCAGCTTCAATTCCCAGAACCAAGAATGGTTCTTGGCTTCAGATGAAATTGGCCTACAATAACTTAACGccaatatttcttttctttatccaGTGGATGAATTGCTCATGTACATATCTGCTTCCCAGTTATTTAAACCTTGTCCACATAGTTATATACAAG GTGCACCCAGAAAGGCGACTAAAGATCTCATCATATGGAAGGAAAGCAACATTAAGGGAATTCTATG CTGTGATATTACCATCTCTTCAACATCTGCATAGTTATTCATCTGAGCTAGATTATGCTCAAGAGGAAGATCAAAGGTTGCAGCCAGTTGTTAGGAAGAGACCAGAGGAGAGGAAGAAGCTTTTGGATGTTGATTTGGAGAGAGAGGATGAATGTGGGATCTGCTTAGAGCCTTGCACCAAAATGGTGTTGCCTAACTGCTGCCATATGATGTGCATAAGCTGCTTCCATGACTG GAACACAAAGTCAGAATCTTGCCCATTTTGTCGGGTTAGTCTAAAGAGAGTGAATTCGGGGGACTTATGGGTTCTCCCCTGCAGAGATGATGTTGTTGACATGGAAACTGTATCAAAGGAGGACGTGTTGCACTTTTATCTCTATATACACAACCTGCCAAAG AATGTCAGTTGCAAAAGACCAACGCAGTTGAGTAGTCAAGATTTACCCACTTTTTCAAACCCCAGTAATTTCCCTGTTTGGGGAAAGAAACATCTCAAAAAAAGCTTCAATCAGAGTATTTAA
- the LOC117904659 gene encoding E3 ubiquitin-protein ligase AIRP2-like isoform X3, producing the protein MLDYQLARSSFRDSLKALEADIQHANFLAASIPRTKNGSWLQMKLAYNNLTPIFLFFIQWMNCSCTYLLPSYLNLVHIVIYKVHPERRLKISSYGRKATLREFYAVILPSLQHLHSYSSELDYAQEEDQRLQPVVRKRPEERKKLLDVDLEREDECGICLEPCTKMVLPNCCHMMCISCFHDWNTKSESCPFCRVSLKRVNSGDLWVLPCRDDVVDMETVSKEDVLHFYLYIHNLPKKKGHTKL; encoded by the exons ATGTTGGATTATCAGCTAGCAAGGTCTTCTTTCCGAGACTCCCTTAAGGCTCTTGAGGCTGACATACAGCACGCCAATTTTCT GGCAGCTTCAATTCCCAGAACCAAGAATGGTTCTTGGCTTCAGATGAAATTGGCCTACAATAACTTAACGccaatatttcttttctttatccaGTGGATGAATTGCTCATGTACATATCTGCTTCCCAGTTATTTAAACCTTGTCCACATAGTTATATACAAG GTGCACCCAGAAAGGCGACTAAAGATCTCATCATATGGAAGGAAAGCAACATTAAGGGAATTCTATG CTGTGATATTACCATCTCTTCAACATCTGCATAGTTATTCATCTGAGCTAGATTATGCTCAAGAGGAAGATCAAAGGTTGCAGCCAGTTGTTAGGAAGAGACCAGAGGAGAGGAAGAAGCTTTTGGATGTTGATTTGGAGAGAGAGGATGAATGTGGGATCTGCTTAGAGCCTTGCACCAAAATGGTGTTGCCTAACTGCTGCCATATGATGTGCATAAGCTGCTTCCATGACTG GAACACAAAGTCAGAATCTTGCCCATTTTGTCGGGTTAGTCTAAAGAGAGTGAATTCGGGGGACTTATGGGTTCTCCCCTGCAGAGATGATGTTGTTGACATGGAAACTGTATCAAAGGAGGACGTGTTGCACTTTTATCTCTATATACACAACCTGCCAAAG AAAAAAGGCCACACAAAGCTTTAG
- the LOC117904659 gene encoding E3 ubiquitin-protein ligase AIRP2-like isoform X2, which translates to MLDYQLARSSFRDSLKALEADIQHANFLAASIPRTKNGSWLQMKLAYNNLTPIFLFFIQWMNCSCTYLLPSYLNLVHIVIYKVHPERRLKISSYGRKATLREFYAVILPSLQHLHSYSSELDYAQEEDQRLQPVVRKRPEERKKLLDVDLEREDECGICLEPCTKMVLPNCCHMMCISCFHDWNTKSESCPFCRVSLKRVNSGDLWVLPCRDDVVDMETVSKEDVLHFYLYIHNLPKVIPDALFLMYYEFLI; encoded by the exons ATGTTGGATTATCAGCTAGCAAGGTCTTCTTTCCGAGACTCCCTTAAGGCTCTTGAGGCTGACATACAGCACGCCAATTTTCT GGCAGCTTCAATTCCCAGAACCAAGAATGGTTCTTGGCTTCAGATGAAATTGGCCTACAATAACTTAACGccaatatttcttttctttatccaGTGGATGAATTGCTCATGTACATATCTGCTTCCCAGTTATTTAAACCTTGTCCACATAGTTATATACAAG GTGCACCCAGAAAGGCGACTAAAGATCTCATCATATGGAAGGAAAGCAACATTAAGGGAATTCTATG CTGTGATATTACCATCTCTTCAACATCTGCATAGTTATTCATCTGAGCTAGATTATGCTCAAGAGGAAGATCAAAGGTTGCAGCCAGTTGTTAGGAAGAGACCAGAGGAGAGGAAGAAGCTTTTGGATGTTGATTTGGAGAGAGAGGATGAATGTGGGATCTGCTTAGAGCCTTGCACCAAAATGGTGTTGCCTAACTGCTGCCATATGATGTGCATAAGCTGCTTCCATGACTG GAACACAAAGTCAGAATCTTGCCCATTTTGTCGGGTTAGTCTAAAGAGAGTGAATTCGGGGGACTTATGGGTTCTCCCCTGCAGAGATGATGTTGTTGACATGGAAACTGTATCAAAGGAGGACGTGTTGCACTTTTATCTCTATATACACAACCTGCCAAAGGTTATTCCAGATGCTCTTTTCTTGATGTATTATGAATTCTTAATCTGA
- the LOC117904658 gene encoding GDSL esterase/lipase At3g48460 — protein sequence MASSFKLFSSLSSLTTILIPILLSSLCTASTAPTGTNSPPFKRIYAFGDSYTDTGNTGSATGPNAFTYVSNLPYGSTFFHHPTNRYSDGRLVIDFVAQALSLPFLPPYRNQKANASTGVNFAVAGSTAIPHEFFVKNNLTLDITPQSIQTQLIWFNEFLEKQGCGGATKNSGCTFDDTLFWVGEIGANDYAYTVGSSVPGSTIQELGIKSITSFLQALLKKGVKYLVVQGLPPTGCLTLALTLAPHDDRDAIGCVGSVNKQSYSHNTILQAKLHDLRVQFPHAVIVYADYWNAYHTIMKNGDRYGFKEPFKTCCGSGGDPYNFDVFATCGSSSASACPNPSQYINWDGVHLTEAMYKVVANSFLHGGFCHPPFEYLLSRKQHLG from the exons ATGGCTTCCTCTTTCAAATTGTTCTCTTCTCTGAGTTCTCTCACCACCATCCTCATCCCCATCCTATTGTCCTCCTTATGTACTGCTTCTACTGCTCCAACTGGGACTAATTCACCTCCCTTCAAGAGGATCTATGCCTTTGGAGACTCATACACTGACACAGGCAACACAGGGTCAGCCACTGGCCCAAATGCTTTCACCTATGTATCAAACCTCCCATACGGCAGCACCTTCTTTCATCACCCCACCAACCGATACTCCGATGGAAGGCTAGTGATCGACTTTGTTGCTCAGGCACTGTCTTTGCCCTTCTTGCCACCTTACCGCAACCAGAAGGCCAATGCATCCACTGGTGTGAACTTTGCGGTTGCAGGGTCTACCGCTATACCCCATGAGTTCTTCGTGAAGAACAACCTAACTCTTGATATCACTCCTCAGTCAATCCAAACTCAGCTCATTTGGTTCAATGAGTTCTTGGAGAAGCAAGGATGCGGAGGGGCCACCAAAAACTCTGGTTGCACATTTGATGATACATTGTTCTGGGTTGGAGAGATTGGAGCCAATGACTATGCATACACTGTTGGATCTTCTGTGCCAGGCAGCACCATTCAGGAGCTTGGTATCAAGAGTATTACCAGCTTCCTACAG GCATTGCTGAAGAAAGGTGTGAAGTACCTTGTGGTCCAAGGTCTGCCACCAACTGGATGTCTCACACTGGCCTTGACACTGGCTCCTCATGATGACAGAGATGCAATAGGGTGTGTTGGGAGTGTGAACAAGCAGAGCTACAGCCACAACACCATCCTCCAAGCCAAGCTTCATGATCTCAGGGTACAATTTCCCCATGCTGTCATTGTTTATGCTGATTACTGGAATGCCTACCACACCATCATGAAGAATGGAGACAGGTATGGTTTCAAGGAGCCATTCAAAACTTGCTGTGGATCTGGTGGTGACCCCTATAATTTTGATGTGTTTGCCACCTGTGGCTCATCTTCTGCAAGTGCTTGTCCAAATCCTTCCCAGTACATCAATTGGGATGGAGTTCACCTCACAGAGGCCATGTATAAGGTGGTTGCTAATTCGTTTCTCCATGGTGGATTCTGTCACCCTCCATTTGAGTACTTGTTAAGCAGGAAACAGCATCTGGGATGA